The DNA region ACATGACTGTATTGGCTCCCCATTGCTGTTACCTTGAAATGAAGTGTTAAAATAGAACGCTATCTCAAGCACTTTGGGCTTTAGGGATTTCCACTGTATGATTAATATAGTAGTTGTAAGGGTCCAAATGATGGCCAATACATAATGTACAATAGGGCTGTCAGTCCTTTCACTTTGTGTGAATTGTTATTTCAACATGACATATTGTCAAAGAATCTGGCTAGTTATTGGAACATGAATTGGGACCACAATGAATCATGCTGGGCCACAAACAGACTCAATGACACATGTTTCAGGCCCTTTATGTTGAACATTCAGTATGAAGGGGCCCCATCCTGATTTTGAAACCCATTCAGTGCACTCTGAGATACATGGATATTTATAATTCATCCGTTTAATCCTTTTACGACGATATTTTCTGTTTCCCCGTCACTTTCTTCTGTGTCCTCTCCACCTTTATTTTACTCCCCTTTACTCTGTGTCCTCTTCACCTTTATTTTACTCCTCTTTACTCTGTGTCCTCTCCACCTTTATTTTACTCCCCTTTACTCTGTGTCCTCTCCACCTTTATTTTATTCCCCTTTACTCCGTGTCCTCTCCATCTTTCTTTTACTCCCCTTTACTCTGTGTCCTTTCCACCTTTCTTTTACTCCCTTTTACTCTGTGTCCTCTTCACCTTTATTTTACTCCCCTTTACTCTGTGTCCTCTTCACCTTTATTTTACTCCCCTTTACTCTGTGTCCTCTCCACCTTTATTTTACTCCCCTTTACTCTGTGTCCTCTTCACCTTTATTTTACTCCCCTTTACTCTGTGTCCTCTCCACCTTTATTTTACTCCCCTTTACTCTGTGTCCTCTCCACCTTTATTTTACTCCCTTTACTCTGTGTCCTCTTCACCTTTATTTTACTCCCCTTTACTCTGTGTCCTCTCCACCTTTATTTTACTCCCCTTTACTCTGTGTCCTCTTCACCTTTATTTTACTCCTCTTTACTCTGTGTCCTCTCCACCTTTATTTTACTCCCCTTTACTCTGTGTCCTCTCCACCTTTATTTTATTCCCCTTTACTCCGTGTCCTCTCCATCTTTCTTTTACTCCCCTTTACTCTGTGTCCTTTCCACCTTTCTTTTACTCCCCTTTACTCTGTGTCCTCTTCACCTTTATTTTACTCCCCTTTACTCTGTGTCCTCTTCACCTTTATTTTACTCCCCTTTACTCTGTGTCCTCTCCACCTTTATTTTACTCCCCTTTACTCTGTGTCCTCTTCACCTTTATTTTACTCCCCTTTACTCTGTGTCCTCTCCACCTTTATTTTACTCCCCTTTACTCTGTGTCCTCTCCACCTTTATTTTACTCCTCTTTACTCTGTGTCCTCTTCACCTTTATTTTACTCCCCTTTACTCTGTGTCCTCTCCACCTTTATATTACTCCCCTTTTATCTGTGTCCTCTTCACCTTTCTTTTACTCCCCTTTTCTCTGTGTCCTCTCCACCTTTATTTTATTCCCCTTTACTCTGTGTCCTCTCCATCTTTCTTTTACTCCCCTTTACTCTGTGTCCTTTCCACCTTTCTTTTACTCCCCTTTACTCTGTGTCCTCTCCACCTTTATTTTACTCCCCTTTACTCTGTGTCCTCTCCACCTTTCTTTTACTCCCCTTTTGTCTGTGTCCTCTCCACCTTTCTTTTACTGCCCTTTTCTCTGTGTCCTCTCCACCTTTATTTTACTCCCCTTTACTCTGTGTCCTCTCCACCTTTATTTTACTCCCCTTTACTCTGTGTCCTCTCCACCTTTATTTTACTCCCCTTTACTCCGTGTCCGTGCTGCGCCAATGAAACAGTAGTCGTCTGTATTCCCATTCCAGCCAGGTCTCCTCCCGCTTTCCTCCATTCCACTGCTTTTCCTTGGGCTGTCACGCCGATGACCGTTGCAGCATTTTTTATGATTGTCAGATCTTGTATCCCTCAGTGCTCGGTCCAGTTTGACCCTGCAGTCACCCTCAAGGTCAGCATTATCCCACTTAGGAGTCTAGTCCAGTTTAATAATCTGGCCTCATCTCATATGATCGAGCAGTGTCCTGTAGGGGCTGACAAACTGTTGAACAATACACCATCTGTTTTTCTAGCTCTGTTGTTTGTATATGACTGTaaaccttctctccttcctctttcttttCTCCTTTACTGTCCCTCTATCTTCAACTTTCTCTTTGCCTTCTGTCTGTTGGCCTTTCCCctgctccctctatccctccactctctgtttctctctgttcctctcctccagtacTGCGCATTCGTCTCCCTTCTGTTCATCCTCATCTCCATTTCCACCTTCTGCATGGAGACGCACGAGGCCTTCAACACCATCTACAACAAGACGGAGAACGTGACGGAGGGAAGCGTGACGCGCGAGGTGATCGTCTACGAGGTGGTGACCGACAGCTGGCTTACGTACGTGGAGGGCATGTGCGTCGTCTGGTTCACCATTGAGGTGATGGCACGCGTGGTCTTCTGCCCGGATAAGGTCGAGTTCTTCAGGAGCACCCTCAACATCATCGACTTCATTGCCATTATGCCCTTCTACCTGGAGGTGGGGCTGAGCGGCCTGTCCTCCAAAGCCGCCAAGGACGTGTTGGGCTTCCTGCGCGTGGTCCGCTTCGTTCGCATCCTGCGTATCTTCAAGCTGACCCGCCACTTCGTGGGACTTCGCGTCCTGGGCCACACGCTCCGCGCCAGCATCAATGAGTTCCTCCTGCTCATCATCTTCCTTGCTCTCGGAGTGCTCATCTTCGCAACCATGATCTACTATGCCGAGCGCATCGGCGCAGACCCCGACGACCCTACGGCTGCCAAACACACAAACTTCAAGAACATCCCCATTGGCTTCTGGTGGGCTGTGGTCACCATGACCACTCTGGGCTACGGGGACATGTACCCCGAGACGTGGTCGGGGATGCTGGTGGGCGCGCTGTGCGCCCTGGCGGGGGTGTTGACCATCGCCATGCCTGTGCCCGTCATTGTCAACAACTTTGGCATGTACTACTCACTGGCCATGGCTAAGCAGAAGCTGCCCAAGAAAAAAGGCAAGCACATCCCCCGGCCCACCATGCCAGGCTCGCCCAACTACTGCAAGCCCGACGCCCTCGCCCTGGCCACTGCCTCGCCCCATAGGATCCTGGGTAATGTACTCGGCGAGGTGATCTGGTCCGGAGGCCTTGACTGCCCCCTCGCTCAAGAGGAGATCACAGAGATCAACCGAGGTGAGACATTTCTATTTTTAATCCTCAGCCCCCTATTTTAAGACACAGACTGCAAGTTAACAAAATTGCTTCGACCTTGACTCATAAGATTGGTATGAGTTTGTAAACACAACATGGAGCTTCGCTGAGCATCTGGGCACACCACCACTGGTCTCCAACAAGGGCGTAGAACTCAAATTACCCCGGCAAAATATTATATTTTTGGCAAAGATGTTGTCAAATTGTACAGTTTAGTGTCAATAGATATCCATTCAATCAAACTTGGGACAGGGATTTTCACAGTTTGTGGGTGACTCTGATAGGGATGGGAGGGGGGTCTGATTCTGAATCTGCCCTTGAGAGAGGGGGGCTGATTCTGAATCTGCCCTTGAGAGAGGGGGGCTGATTCTGAATCTGCCTTTGAGAGAGGGGGGCTGATTCTGAATCTGCCCTTGAGAGATAGCTAACCCATCAGAACTCATAGGTAATTTATGATCAACTGGTGAGTCCACTTTTGCCGACAGGCCTCCATCTGTCTGCATTAAACAAACACAATACTTTAAAATCTCATTTGGATCTCTTCACAACAGCCTAATATACATACATTTGGTTCAATGGTTTGGTTTAAATGTTAGACAAAAAATTGtagaaaaactgaatttaaatatTTAGTACGTAATATGTGCAGTACTTCCTATTTCATTTGGCATGTTTGTGTATGACCTATGAACCCAATATCCACACACGACAATATGGCACCTGTTGTGTATTTTGTTGAGAAATCAACAGTGAGTCTGCAGTTATAGTATTTTATTGCATCAGCACCTATAGTACCCCACCACTTTCTCTCGATCTTTCACACTCTCTTTTATAAGAGTTTTGTTGTAGGTTGTCAGTAAGTTTATGAGCAGGAAGTCATGGGAGAAGATTTGACAGCTGTGTCTGAGCATATGCGCACCAGCCACCCTGTAGCATCAACTCGCACCCCAAACCACCACTTCTATCACTATGTCCAGTGTTTAGTTTACCATGCTGTCTTGCTAAGCCAGGATAGACATGAACTTTGACACATTGGCAATTATCAATTACATATcatagtagaatgtatatgtggGTGTTTTAGAAAACACAGTAGCTTAAGATGGTACTCGACCCTGAGCTCTAAACTTCATTGAGCCACACGAGGTTGGCGGCACCTTAATTGTggaggatgggcttgtggtaatggctggagcggaataggtggaatggtatcaaatacatcaaacacatggtttccgtgtttgatgccattccatttgttccgttccagacattattatgagccgtcctcccctcagcaacaTCATGTGCATTTAGCCTCCATTCGAAACGACTGCTCTTCACTAATGCCATTTACTTTATCACACACAGTGAAAAGATCATTTATGTTTAAGTCCTAATAAAAAAGTCTATTGCATTGTGTTTTTGTTTAGTAGGACACCATAGTTTGGGATTAGATTTGGCCcagttggaggctattttactGAATCTGTCTCTGGTTATGTATCTCATCTGCAGTATTCAATTGTGATCAGTAGCTTGTAGTAACACCTCCTCTCCCTATTCCTTTGACTATTTTCTTACACACTTTTTTTCCAGTGATGGGAGACTGGGGATTCATGATTTATGTATGATTTCATGATTTCTGCATGATTTCACCTTGGTGGGCCAAGGTGCCAAAACAAAACCTCAGATATAGCAGCCAATCAAAGCCCCTAAGCTCACAACTGCAAGCTCTCTGATTGGATCAATTTAATCATCAAGTAAGCAACTGCTCCCCTCGGGCTATGttccaatacccatactaacatactatgTAGAATGAAGCAATGTAATGGGCATGCATCCTAAGTGGTATGCTAGTGTGGATATGGAAACACAGCCCAGTTTGGCCTCAGTCTCCCATCACAACCTTCATCATCTACTATCCAGATACCTCACTCCTACTCTCCTATTCCTTccttctcctttactctctccttctcccttgctCTTCCCTCCCCTATTTCCCCATCTTCCCTTCTTTTCCAAAAGAGTCCAAGCAGAACGGCGACGCGGCCAATGCGGTCCTGGCGAACGAGGACTGCCCCACCATTGACCAGGTGCTGTGTCCGGAGCGAGAGGGCGCCCGAACAACACGGGAACGCTACCAGCAGGACCGTGCTTGCTTCCTGCTCAACACCAGGGAATTCCGTGCCACAGATGGGAATGTGCGGAAAGGTATGTCGGTCCCGCAGCGGACAGAACTGTAAACACACACCACGTAGTCAACAGAGCTACACATAAGATGCCATAAGGCACAGGCACTGATACAGatactccctatatatatatatatatgccaacACAGAAGGTGCACAAGACACAAATGCATACacactaattatgtatacatgatcaaatacagcatatatgggaactgaTTTGTGGTTcattagagagaacacacaggcgGACACAAGCAACGGCCAACAGCATCATGGGAAGAGAcatgactgtgtttgtgtgacaGGGAGGAACTCTATGTTCTGACAGGACACAACAACGCCCTACCTACACCAACACCTTTACTCTTCCGCTCTATGTTTCCACTTATTCACCTCCATACTGTCCTTGTTTTCATCCACTTGGTACCGCCTTTCCTTTCCTCCTGTCTGTATTTTCCGTCCCCCTTTCACGGCCTCAAATTGTTATCCTCCATTTTGTCCTTGTATTTCTTTCGGTCTCCTCGCCATCTCTCACTCTCgttgtttctctctatctctgtcttttGGACCCAGACAGTCGACCGTGCATTCATTTACCTCTCGTCACTTCTGTTTCAtgctctccctctcgtctcccctcCGCCTCCTTGTTTGGCTTTGACTCCCACTTCAtgctccccccaccctctctctttggCCCCCATTCTTTTCCCCCTTCCTTTTATTTCCTCTCCAAAACACACCTTATTTACCCCTGTTTACCCCATGTATACTCTTGTGCTCATTCTGAAATCCAATACGGAATTCCATTTCTTTATCGCTGCCCAAAAATTTTTTTAACcacctacaaccaccaccaccaaaccTGCATCAAACACTTCTCCTTTACACTCCTCCCAAACCCTCAACATCCCTGTTGACACTAAACTACAGGCACCAGCCCTGTCAGCCGGCCCAGACTCCCCTTTGGCTGAAGAATGGTATAAGCTGGAAGGGTCTCTGCTACATCAGGACCTCAATGCAAACTCCACCTCCAAAACTATAGGCCAAGAGGTAACACCTTAAAATCACAGATAACCAAAATGGAACCCTGTTTTTTCATCGTTTTTTTTTACTTAATCCGTCAGCCAAACATTTCATGTTCTCTCAGCTCCATGACATTGATTGTTGGCAGTTGCCACTCAAACAtaccacccacagacacacttgGACACAGAACACACTCACAGATACACTAGATGACTGCAAATCACAATTATTACCCACtgtgttcactgtgttgtgtTTGTACAGTACGTTTGGTAGAGTTTAAATATCACCCATGAATTGCATTCTATGTGAATGTAAGTGAGTTTGAATAGTGGAATCAACAGATAGTTAGGGAAGCAACATCACCAAGCTATTGAGCTAAGGTTGGGTAAAACTGTCATTCGAATATCAAAGCCAATTGCATTCTATTGCTCAGAGTATCATCCAATCAGAATAATCTATTATTCAGAATAACCTGATCTTTTTTTATTGTTAACTAAACCTCTTCCTGATGCGCCACAATTACATCATATGAAGTATGAACTCAATGACATTCTTATAATAACTggtcatatactgtacatacaccaaCCATTTGTCCATACATGTACAAAGAGTAACAAAAGTCATGTTTTGAAACAACGATCTACGTTGTGTTTTCCATATTTAATGCAGGGTATCAGGAACAGCGGGTCACCTGTTGTCTAATGTGCTCTGTGTTGTTGTCACTCTCTTCAGGTTGTATCATTTCAAGTATTTGTATGTTGGCTTATTCCTTCTTACACTTtacactgtgtctctgtcctacTCCGAATCAAATCAAGCGTTTTATTGCCATCTGAGTGTTTGTGTTGCTGTTGTCTGTGGCTTTTACTATGTTATTTCTTTGTGTCACTGGTGCCCTCTCTACCCAGCTGACATTCACCCTGACAGACAACAAAAGACACACCGCTCTTTGGAGAAATCTCCCTTTGCAATGGCCGAAATGTTCAGCCTCAGATATTTCTATCATGGTACGACATGTACATATTCCTGCTATGCGTGCATAATGGATGCTTTTGAATACGATGATAAACAGTGTCCATCTTTCAACGGTCAAAGGTCAGTGGGGTCAGCAGAGCCTCCGAGGTCACAGGACTagaacaacattttcagtcatatTATCatatgtctgtagtgtagtgaccTGAGTAGTTCAAAAGCAATACAGTAAGCTGCACCTAGTGACTGAAACACTGATTGACTCTGACATCACACTGCCAGACAgacaatatttgtatttattttatttaacctgtatttaactaggcaagtcagataagaacaaatggCCAAACacaaacgacgctgggccaattgtgcgccgccctatgggagtcccaatcacggccggatgtgatacagcctggattcaaatcagggactgtagtgacacctcttgcactgagatgcagtgctttagaccgctgtgcGACTCGGGACTATGACAGTCCGATTGACTGACAACTTGCTAACtaaggcagtgtttcccaaccctggtcctcgatTACCCCCAACAGtaaacatttttgttgtagccctggacaaacacacctcattgagctcattgagggcttgatgatttagctgacaagttgaatcaggtgtgcatGTCCATACACATGTGTACTATTGGGAGTGCTCAAGGACCAAGGTTGGGATACACTGATTTAAGGTACGCAAGCCTTGAGTTGTTGAACTCCTCTCTTGGAAGCCTCTGACTGCTTTGGTGATGGATTTTTAAAAATTTGTATAAAACCTACATTTAATCCCTCTTTAAAACCAAAAAGGAGGCCATTTTAAACAGGAAGCCATAGAGGGTGTTAGGATGCCACTCAGTGTTTACTGAATTAATATTCTTGTTATCGCGGTACAAGGGTTTGGTTTGAGAGACGGCTATAACACCCAGAACATTTTAGGAGTTAGTTCTTCCCCGTTACGATTTTTGTGCCAATTCTATATGTCAACCTTCAGCCCTCAACATTTCTTAAAAGTTTTGATATCTGTAGGGTGATTCAAGGACCACAGAACCTTGACCTCCCTCTATAACCTGAGATGTGTAACATTTAATACTAGTGAAATATCATTGCATCCATGTGAACCTGAACCAATAATAAAATGCCTCTGAGCAGCATTGCTCTTCAATCTCATATTGACCAAAAATTGAATTGAATACCAAACGGCTAGAAATGAGGTGAACAAACCCAAAATATTTGCCTCAGCTGAAATAATACTGGCTTAACGATGTGTTCCCTTTGTTATAAAGTGGGATTCCCTATTGCGCTCTCAAACTGGTGTGCTTTGCCCATGGTTTCTTTCTTAGATCTTTGCATATGCAGTCCTTAAATTATTTTAGTAGCATTTTAAGTCTCTCTATATCAGTGttcccccaaccctggtcctcgagtactactcattcattactgctgcactGTTTGTTGTTAGCGCTGAGTGGAAATAGGAAAAACGTGTATTTTATGGGTTAtgaaagtgttgacagtgctgagtaaggACTGAAATGTGAACTCAAAAAACCAGCAGCtatttgctgtattcgttgataGTCAcggttttgaaatctcacagtatcaatttTGCTGTAGCTTTCTTTGATACCTGCTACGTTACTGCAGACTCGGTCATCTGCACAGTCTGATTGGCCAGCAGTGGCATATTGCACTTGAATTCCTCTCCAGGCCCACCAGGAAGgcaccttcagacacatgaaatggcaacagtttgctgACCCGGTGCGCATGGCAGCTGAATTGGCTGCACTTACCACCAACAGCTTGagactcatttaaaaaaaatgggaacacaaggctttatcgttgtttttttacagaaatgtttggcgatCGACTAGAAATGCATGGATATGGACAAGTCGACCGCGATCGGCCGGTTGGTGACCAGTGGTGGGTATTGTTATCTTAGTAACCCTAGCAACAATACTGTAGCCTAACCGTACCCTTTGTTCTGAGAGTGGGGGTCCATTTAAATCACCTGACGGTTAGGTATGTCTTTCCATGTCAGTTTACCCAACTTCTAACGAGGGTCAAACTGACAAATAAATATGTCTCTTGTGTTACCCATACTACCAAAGTTTTACCAAAGTCTTAGACTCAGTGTAAAGAATGCTACAGTGGAAAAATCTATTTCTAGGTTCAGATGATCTATTAGCAGACCACATTAAGCAGATATTATTGAAAGACTTCAAATGATCCTTTGAAGTCTTTCAAAAAATATCTGCTTAATTGGGTTTGCTAAAAGATATTGTAACCTAGGTCTGAAAAGACATGGCGTAATATAGTGTTTCCGTGTACAATCAGTTTATTTTAGGATCATGACAAGTTTGTCTCTCCTTGTCTTTcccatgtttatttttttattttatttaactaggcaagtcatttaagaacaaattcttatttacaatgacggcctaccaaaaggcaaaaggcctcctgcggggacgtgggcttagataaaaaaaaaaaacataagtataggacaaaacacacatcacgacaagggagacaacacaacactacatagagagacctAAGATAACAACATTGCAAGGCAGAAACACATGGTAGCAGCATAAAACattgtacaaacattattgggcaaagacaagagcacaaagggcaagaaggtagagacaacaatacatcacacaacgcagccacaactgtcagtaagagtgtccatgattgaatctttgaatgaagagattgagataactGTCCAGTTTGTGTgattgttgcagctcgttccaatcgctggctgcagcgaactgaaaagacgagcgacccagggatgtgtgtgctttggggacctttaacagaatgtgactggcatgt from Oncorhynchus nerka isolate Pitt River linkage group LG16, Oner_Uvic_2.0, whole genome shotgun sequence includes:
- the LOC115143930 gene encoding potassium voltage-gated channel subfamily C member 1-like, producing MTCPSESEKIVINCGGMRHETYRSTLKTLPGTRLSWLTESDAFSNFDYDHRNDEFFFDRHPSVFSFILNYYRTGKLHCPKDVCGPLFEEELAFWGIDETDVEACCWMNYRQHRDAEEALDSFENPEPELAEDDPALPGHEWDMKRLCLHEDGREKTWWEIWRPRMWALFEDPYSSKYARYCAFVSLLFILISISTFCMETHEAFNTIYNKTENVTEGSVTREVIVYEVVTDSWLTYVEGMCVVWFTIEVMARVVFCPDKVEFFRSTLNIIDFIAIMPFYLEVGLSGLSSKAAKDVLGFLRVVRFVRILRIFKLTRHFVGLRVLGHTLRASINEFLLLIIFLALGVLIFATMIYYAERIGADPDDPTAAKHTNFKNIPIGFWWAVVTMTTLGYGDMYPETWSGMLVGALCALAGVLTIAMPVPVIVNNFGMYYSLAMAKQKLPKKKGKHIPRPTMPGSPNYCKPDALALATASPHRILGNVLGEVIWSGGLDCPLAQEEITEINRESKQNGDAANAVLANEDCPTIDQVLCPEREGARTTRERYQQDRACFLLNTREFRATDGNVRKGCIISSICMLAYSFLHFTLCLCPTPNQIKRFIAI